One window of Streptomyces sp. SUK 48 genomic DNA carries:
- a CDS encoding deoxycytidine triphosphate deaminase, translating to MILTGPAIAAAVQTGEITIEPYDPARVSPNAYDWRLGDTLRVCDGDLDAATPTAFIEQPIPVNGLVLQPGTLYLGVTLEKTGSETYAQMLNGDRTIGTLGIWVHVSAPLGHQGHAIRWTLEIRAARPVRVYPGMTFGKLVFLTAFGASSSYQQQHSKYASTEGIGISRLYEEIPGGVL from the coding sequence GTGATCCTCACCGGCCCCGCAATCGCCGCCGCCGTCCAGACCGGTGAGATCACCATCGAGCCGTACGACCCCGCCCGGGTTTCCCCGAACGCCTACGACTGGCGTCTCGGCGACACACTCCGCGTCTGCGACGGTGACCTTGACGCCGCCACCCCTACCGCATTCATCGAGCAGCCCATCCCGGTCAACGGCCTGGTGCTACAGCCCGGGACGCTCTACCTCGGCGTCACGCTGGAGAAGACCGGTTCGGAGACGTACGCACAGATGCTCAACGGCGACCGCACCATCGGCACCCTTGGCATCTGGGTCCACGTCTCAGCCCCGCTCGGACACCAGGGCCACGCCATCCGCTGGACCCTGGAAATCCGTGCCGCCCGGCCTGTGCGCGTGTACCCGGGGATGACCTTCGGGAAGCTCGTCTTCCTCACGGCCTTCGGCGCCTCGTCCAGCTACCAGCAGCAGCACTCCAAGTACGCGTCGACGGAAGGCATCGGCATCTCCCGCCTCTATGAAGAGATTCCCGGAGGTGTCCTGTGA
- a CDS encoding UDP-N-acetylglucosamine 1-carboxyvinyltransferase has translation MPPVAAEVVAIRPGSPLTGSVGVDGSKNAALPLLAAAAAMHRPVHVGNVPRNTDVETMLTLLQQAGWHTARPVSDPHTVVILPSDKIQPGPDPDTAARIRASYYLVPALLGAYGRARLPWPGGCRIGQRGMEQHFKVYERFGDRMTVDDHGYLVEAASAPTGTVSIMLPFRSRGASIAALLRAVVAGRPLRLGQPNLSPEVLSIVEALEVAGWECRVSESVLTLAAPPAAPTGTITWRVPGDKIEAGTLACAVAATGGDARICGVRGDDVAPLVAALRSLGVPAETEGDVLAVQARGSHPADKPLRAIASLSPGGLDADFEPPLMAFALTRPGTHLFADTINPGRHGNLLPQLARLGAEIHEVSPTECRFTGPQQLVGAGVEATDIRTGSALLIAGLTARGVTTLGGLEQLRRGHADLPTKLHALGADICEVTP, from the coding sequence ATTCCCCCAGTCGCAGCCGAAGTAGTCGCCATCCGGCCCGGCAGCCCCCTTACCGGTTCCGTTGGTGTCGACGGGTCCAAGAACGCGGCCTTGCCCCTGCTGGCCGCCGCTGCGGCGATGCACCGGCCGGTGCATGTGGGCAACGTTCCGAGGAACACCGACGTCGAGACCATGCTCACCCTGCTTCAGCAGGCCGGCTGGCACACGGCCCGCCCCGTCAGCGATCCACACACCGTGGTGATCCTGCCGAGCGACAAGATCCAGCCGGGCCCTGACCCCGACACCGCCGCCCGCATCCGGGCCTCGTACTACCTCGTACCCGCGCTGCTGGGCGCATACGGGCGAGCCCGGCTCCCCTGGCCGGGCGGCTGCCGCATCGGGCAGCGCGGGATGGAGCAGCACTTCAAGGTCTACGAGCGCTTCGGTGATCGCATGACCGTCGACGACCACGGCTACCTCGTGGAGGCGGCATCCGCCCCGACCGGCACGGTTTCGATCATGCTGCCCTTCCGCTCTCGGGGCGCGAGCATCGCCGCTCTCCTGCGTGCGGTCGTAGCCGGACGGCCGCTGCGTCTTGGCCAGCCGAACCTGTCACCGGAAGTGCTCAGCATCGTCGAAGCATTGGAGGTGGCCGGATGGGAGTGCCGGGTCAGCGAGTCCGTACTGACGCTCGCGGCACCCCCGGCTGCCCCCACCGGGACCATCACCTGGAGAGTGCCCGGCGACAAGATCGAGGCCGGAACGCTGGCCTGTGCGGTCGCGGCGACCGGCGGCGACGCGCGCATCTGCGGCGTACGCGGCGATGACGTTGCTCCCCTGGTCGCCGCCCTGCGATCGCTCGGCGTACCCGCCGAGACCGAGGGCGACGTGCTCGCGGTGCAGGCTCGGGGCTCCCACCCTGCCGACAAGCCGCTGCGAGCCATCGCCTCCCTCTCCCCCGGCGGCCTGGACGCCGACTTCGAACCGCCGCTGATGGCGTTTGCCCTCACCCGCCCCGGTACCCATCTGTTCGCTGACACCATCAACCCGGGTCGCCACGGCAACCTCTTACCGCAACTCGCCCGCCTGGGCGCCGAGATCCACGAGGTCTCGCCCACCGAGTGCCGCTTCACCGGCCCGCAGCAACTGGTCGGCGCCGGGGTGGAGGCAACCGACATCCGTACGGGCTCCGCCCTGCTCATCGCCGGCCTCACCGCTCGCGGCGTCACCACGCTCGGCGGCCTCGAACAGCTCCGGCGCGGCCATGCCGACCTGCCCACCAAGCTGCACGCCCTCGGCGCCGACATCTGCGAGGTCACCCCGTGA
- the dcd gene encoding dCTP deaminase has translation MILTGPEITAATHDGRLVINPFEPDQVNPNSYNVRLGPTLLTYTAAEIDAHRPNLTHEVEIGQGGYVLQPGELYLGHTVEHVGSDTFVPLLFGRSSVGRLGLFVEITAPIGDIGFHGQWTLMLSPIRPLRVYAGMKIGQIMFFLSTGAIDLYRGKYQAAVGPRPSAYWRDLAKLRTVAS, from the coding sequence ATGATCCTCACCGGACCCGAGATCACAGCCGCGACCCACGACGGCCGCCTGGTCATCAACCCCTTCGAGCCGGACCAGGTCAACCCCAATAGCTACAACGTCCGTCTCGGTCCGACGCTGCTGACCTACACCGCCGCCGAGATCGACGCCCACCGCCCCAACCTCACCCACGAGGTCGAGATCGGCCAGGGCGGATACGTGCTCCAGCCCGGCGAGCTCTACCTCGGCCACACGGTCGAGCACGTCGGCTCCGACACCTTCGTGCCGCTGCTGTTCGGCCGCTCCTCGGTCGGCCGACTGGGCCTGTTCGTGGAGATCACCGCCCCGATCGGAGACATTGGCTTTCACGGCCAGTGGACGCTGATGCTCTCCCCGATCCGTCCGTTACGCGTGTACGCGGGCATGAAGATCGGGCAGATCATGTTCTTCCTCTCCACCGGCGCCATCGACCTCTACCGCGGCAAGTACCAGGCCGCCGTGGGCCCCAGACCGTCGGCCTACTGGCGCGACCTTGCAAAACTTCGGACGGTGGCCTCGTGA
- a CDS encoding serine hydrolase domain-containing protein, translating to MTYDIERIAALLDEGVRDKVYPGAVWAVGDAHAIRAHGTTGVLDPGEPDVPMRTDTVFDAASLTKILAVWSSIGALWEDGALNLDQPLGGFWPEVTGHPLGAVTARQLLTHTAGLPLRAQLKNLYGTDRDDIRRGVLHEQLPRRPGEAVEYTDRAALILGYLAEHLSGQPLDQLATARVWQPLGMNSTRFGPLPDAIAARCAPTELDQDTDTHLKGVAHDFSARLLGGACGIAGTFTVLDDLATFLRYMLGIGTGTGQAGFGPTWTAKSLTSQTGALTPVRGLFWHPAPATASTDSVWVHYGFTGTGMWISPHQERWAVLLTNKVYYTRDRQPLSDVRNTFRELVFE from the coding sequence ATGACGTACGACATCGAACGCATCGCGGCCCTGCTCGACGAGGGCGTTCGCGACAAGGTGTACCCCGGCGCGGTGTGGGCTGTCGGCGACGCCCATGCCATCCGCGCCCACGGCACCACTGGCGTCCTCGATCCCGGCGAGCCGGACGTGCCAATGCGCACCGACACCGTTTTCGACGCCGCCAGCCTTACCAAGATCCTCGCCGTCTGGTCATCCATCGGCGCTCTGTGGGAAGACGGTGCACTCAACCTCGACCAGCCGCTTGGCGGCTTCTGGCCCGAGGTCACCGGCCATCCGCTCGGAGCCGTTACCGCGCGGCAACTGTTGACGCACACAGCCGGCCTCCCCTTGCGGGCGCAACTGAAGAACCTCTACGGCACCGATAGGGACGACATCCGCCGCGGTGTGTTGCACGAGCAACTGCCCCGGCGCCCCGGCGAGGCCGTGGAATACACCGACCGGGCCGCCCTCATCCTCGGCTACCTCGCCGAACACCTCTCCGGCCAACCCCTGGACCAGCTGGCCACCGCCCGCGTCTGGCAACCACTGGGCATGAACTCCACCCGCTTCGGTCCACTGCCCGATGCGATCGCGGCCCGCTGTGCCCCGACCGAACTCGACCAGGACACCGACACCCACCTCAAAGGCGTGGCCCACGACTTCTCCGCCCGGCTCCTTGGCGGTGCGTGCGGCATCGCCGGCACCTTCACCGTTCTCGACGACCTCGCTACCTTCCTGCGCTACATGCTGGGCATCGGCACTGGAACGGGGCAAGCAGGCTTCGGCCCCACGTGGACCGCGAAGTCCCTGACCTCACAGACCGGTGCCCTGACACCCGTACGAGGTCTGTTCTGGCACCCCGCTCCGGCAACCGCGTCCACAGACAGTGTCTGGGTCCACTACGGGTTCACCGGAACCGGCATGTGGATCTCCCCGCACCAAGAACGGTGGGCGGTACTACTGACCAACAAGGTCTACTACACCCGTGACCGCCAGCCTCTGAGCGATGTTCGCAACACCTTCCGCGAGCTTGTCTTCGAGTGA
- a CDS encoding restriction endonuclease yields MQQASSAPNPLCGKDEMFPLTLELVRRIGDGEATDLDARPQLSSVESSKSWRKYSYVLRAMGLVQNRKGILQLTSEGSELLADESRSRLASLMAERIRLFAEVLRLLVREPLTVEEVNAELIESYNLDWTTVNNTRLRMTWLEVLGLTEWLGERKQSATAEGRSLFATWEVVTPSALALPDSGEVVDIPEAPEEIAALLAHLAVTDGAQEARNTYNIWVPSPKEDPNKIENLRTCIAAAEDQMEKDALLSFIANRFGLKRSSVDSMLPFMRAAGLLLEVRRGVFTATPAAKAWLRSGSDIDFIRILHANMKFVGELIRAAKVNVPRNDVYREGITYGLNKDKVRWLTAFMLESGLLIETSWSSVQATATGLRLIETLPLAEPHLPEAAGELELSPDLAQSTPGQPGELDELSLIVESLKRSAVAPGADGAAPGVAFEVYIESAFRHMGFRAQRISGSGDTDILVQWYDGNGSLRTAIVEGKSTSSGRVTHNNVSDVAIDTHKEKRSAEYVAVIGPAFSGDTIKNMAKRKQWALITADELGQVVSSAEALGLRPADVGMLFEVPDGLSRLAGLIDTRQRELDILSLVISRLKTESETEEAVSARDVSLIERGSPLAPNIDELLHTFGLFDRLDLDIVRSIEDVQDPRYATYRIGDARSAAKRLRAIAASIERGL; encoded by the coding sequence ATGCAGCAGGCGTCCTCCGCACCGAACCCCCTTTGCGGGAAGGACGAGATGTTCCCGCTCACCCTTGAGCTCGTCCGCCGGATCGGCGATGGTGAGGCCACGGATCTCGACGCGCGGCCACAGCTGTCAAGTGTAGAGTCGTCGAAGTCCTGGCGGAAGTACTCGTACGTTTTGCGTGCGATGGGGTTGGTCCAGAATCGAAAAGGGATTCTTCAACTGACCTCCGAGGGGTCCGAACTGCTCGCGGACGAGTCGCGCTCACGTCTCGCCTCTTTGATGGCCGAGCGGATCCGGCTGTTCGCCGAGGTGCTCAGGCTCCTCGTGCGCGAACCGCTGACGGTCGAAGAGGTCAATGCCGAGTTGATCGAGTCGTACAACCTCGACTGGACGACCGTCAACAACACGCGCCTCCGCATGACCTGGCTCGAAGTCCTGGGTCTGACCGAATGGCTGGGAGAGCGGAAGCAGAGCGCGACCGCTGAGGGACGATCGCTCTTCGCCACTTGGGAAGTCGTGACGCCTTCGGCCCTGGCCTTGCCCGACTCGGGCGAAGTGGTCGACATTCCCGAAGCCCCGGAGGAGATCGCTGCCCTCCTCGCGCACTTGGCCGTGACCGACGGCGCCCAGGAGGCCAGGAACACCTACAACATCTGGGTTCCGAGCCCGAAGGAGGACCCCAACAAGATCGAGAACCTGCGTACGTGCATCGCGGCCGCAGAGGACCAGATGGAGAAGGACGCGCTGCTGAGCTTTATCGCGAACCGGTTCGGGCTGAAGCGCAGCAGCGTCGACTCCATGCTGCCGTTCATGCGGGCCGCCGGGCTGCTTCTGGAGGTCCGCCGCGGGGTGTTCACCGCAACGCCGGCCGCCAAGGCGTGGCTGCGGTCGGGATCGGACATCGACTTCATCCGGATCCTTCACGCGAACATGAAGTTCGTCGGCGAGCTGATCCGTGCGGCGAAGGTCAATGTTCCGAGGAACGACGTGTACCGGGAAGGCATCACGTACGGCTTGAACAAGGACAAGGTGCGGTGGCTCACGGCCTTCATGCTCGAATCGGGCCTGCTCATCGAGACGTCCTGGTCGTCGGTCCAGGCCACGGCGACCGGGCTACGTCTCATCGAGACACTCCCCCTCGCCGAACCGCACCTGCCGGAAGCCGCCGGGGAGCTGGAGCTGTCGCCGGACCTGGCGCAAAGCACACCGGGTCAACCGGGTGAACTGGATGAACTTTCGCTCATCGTGGAATCACTGAAGCGCAGCGCCGTCGCCCCGGGCGCCGACGGCGCGGCACCAGGTGTGGCGTTTGAGGTGTACATCGAGAGCGCGTTCAGGCACATGGGCTTCCGTGCCCAGCGCATCAGCGGTTCCGGTGACACCGACATCCTCGTGCAGTGGTACGACGGCAACGGGTCGTTGCGGACCGCGATCGTGGAAGGAAAGTCGACGTCATCCGGTCGGGTCACGCACAACAACGTGAGCGATGTGGCAATCGACACGCACAAGGAGAAGCGTTCCGCGGAGTACGTCGCGGTCATCGGCCCCGCCTTCAGCGGTGACACGATCAAGAACATGGCCAAGCGGAAGCAGTGGGCGCTCATCACCGCCGACGAGTTGGGCCAAGTCGTCAGCTCCGCCGAGGCCCTCGGCCTGCGGCCGGCGGATGTCGGGATGCTGTTCGAGGTGCCGGACGGTCTGTCCAGGCTCGCCGGGCTCATCGACACGCGGCAGCGTGAGCTCGACATTCTGTCCCTCGTCATCTCCCGACTCAAGACCGAGTCGGAGACGGAGGAGGCCGTTTCGGCGCGCGATGTCTCGCTGATCGAGCGCGGGTCGCCGTTGGCGCCGAACATCGACGAACTGCTCCACACGTTCGGGCTGTTCGACCGCCTCGATCTGGACATCGTGCGGAGCATTGAGGACGTGCAGGACCCGCGCTATGCGACCTACCGGATCGGTGACGCGCGATCGGCGGCGAAGCGCCTTCGCGCCATCGCGGCTTCGATTGAGAGGGGCCTCTAA
- a CDS encoding alpha/beta hydrolase — MDIKKLQAVDPAAYADAADGYLAISDMADAAKDRIDKHIAKVMEKANEGEAADAAQKQLAKLSRNFSYTTVECGLMCGALNGFSSEIAAPRRRLIEALDDAKSLSYTVDANGSVSYPAGGENELTGEKVAGGTVAGVTGFFGHGLGPDMSGLLSPNPHRAKAQDIADRIAHAVQEATEIDDRYSKALKKLEAAPGLTVDTQTWTDVAGDADAVDSAASEYIKEHLPLDKSPADRKKWWDGLSDEQRDEYRRAFPEIIGNLDGIPSDVRDGANRENLDILIGKLSGEDSERAKTQLDALQSIRQQLQDNAAKQLVDPKEPPMYLLGIGDEGLGRAVVAFGNPDKSKNVSAYVPGLGTALDKGFAGGDVKRAYDTAVDARNIDPSSASIVWLGYDPPQLDAPQDAATLLSDADVMSAHDAEAGAPAYNSFMGGLAATNDHRDPHLVAIGHSYGSRLVGAATQEPGGIPGADDIILVGSPGTGVNHAEDLGVGKDHVFVGAAANDPVTHLPSKKEAVAGTVGYLGGGPIGAYVLGDIADQGDDDLWFGKDPASEAFGARRFKVSDGPVPLLDGQGLTPAHSNYFNPARDKDPVSAANIAAVVADRPDLVTWDKYR; from the coding sequence ATGGACATCAAGAAGCTCCAGGCCGTCGACCCCGCCGCGTACGCGGACGCGGCGGACGGATACCTCGCGATAAGTGACATGGCCGACGCGGCCAAGGACCGCATCGACAAGCACATCGCCAAGGTCATGGAGAAGGCCAACGAGGGCGAGGCGGCGGACGCGGCGCAGAAGCAACTGGCCAAGCTCTCGCGGAATTTCTCCTACACCACGGTCGAATGCGGTCTGATGTGCGGAGCACTCAACGGTTTCTCGTCCGAGATCGCCGCCCCTCGTCGCCGCCTGATCGAGGCGCTCGATGACGCGAAGTCGCTGTCGTACACCGTCGACGCGAACGGCAGCGTCTCGTATCCCGCCGGCGGCGAGAACGAACTGACGGGAGAGAAGGTCGCTGGCGGAACGGTGGCCGGTGTCACCGGCTTCTTCGGCCACGGTCTCGGTCCGGACATGTCCGGCCTGCTCAGCCCCAATCCGCACCGTGCGAAAGCCCAGGACATCGCCGACCGCATCGCCCACGCCGTGCAGGAAGCCACGGAGATCGACGACCGCTACAGCAAGGCGTTGAAAAAGCTCGAGGCGGCACCGGGGCTGACGGTCGACACCCAGACGTGGACGGACGTGGCCGGCGATGCCGACGCGGTGGATTCGGCCGCGAGCGAGTACATCAAGGAGCACCTTCCACTCGATAAGTCGCCTGCCGACCGTAAGAAGTGGTGGGACGGCCTCAGCGACGAGCAGCGCGATGAGTACAGGCGGGCCTTTCCCGAGATCATCGGTAATCTGGACGGCATTCCGTCCGATGTTCGGGACGGTGCCAACCGCGAGAACCTGGACATTCTGATCGGCAAACTCTCCGGCGAGGACAGTGAACGGGCCAAGACGCAGCTGGACGCTCTCCAGAGCATCCGGCAGCAGCTTCAGGACAACGCCGCGAAGCAGTTGGTGGACCCCAAAGAGCCGCCCATGTACCTGCTGGGGATCGGCGACGAGGGACTCGGCCGCGCAGTCGTCGCGTTCGGGAACCCCGACAAGTCCAAGAACGTCTCGGCGTACGTTCCCGGTCTCGGTACCGCCCTGGACAAGGGTTTCGCCGGGGGCGATGTGAAGCGCGCGTACGACACCGCGGTCGACGCCCGGAACATCGATCCGTCCAGCGCGTCCATCGTGTGGCTGGGCTACGACCCGCCGCAGCTCGATGCTCCCCAGGATGCCGCCACCTTGTTGTCCGACGCGGATGTGATGTCCGCGCACGACGCGGAAGCGGGCGCACCGGCGTACAACTCCTTCATGGGCGGACTCGCCGCGACGAACGATCACAGGGACCCGCACCTGGTCGCGATCGGGCACTCCTACGGTTCCCGCCTCGTGGGCGCGGCAACGCAGGAGCCAGGAGGAATCCCCGGAGCCGACGACATCATCCTCGTCGGGAGCCCTGGTACCGGCGTCAATCATGCGGAAGATCTCGGGGTCGGGAAGGACCATGTGTTCGTGGGCGCGGCCGCGAACGACCCCGTCACCCACCTGCCGTCGAAGAAGGAGGCCGTGGCGGGCACCGTCGGCTACCTCGGTGGTGGTCCCATCGGCGCATATGTCCTCGGGGACATCGCGGACCAGGGGGACGACGACCTCTGGTTCGGCAAGGACCCGGCCAGTGAGGCGTTCGGTGCCAGGCGGTTCAAGGTGTCGGACGGTCCGGTGCCGTTGCTCGACGGGCAGGGGCTGACACCGGCGCATTCCAACTACTTCAACCCTGCCCGGGACAAGGACCCTGTGTCCGCTGCCAACATCGCGGCCGTCGTCGCGGACCGTCCTGACCTCGTGACCTGGGACAAATACCGATGA
- a CDS encoding glycosyltransferase family 4 protein, with protein MSSRSTTGPLAATVLDLPVGSPGGSVELFLDLYTGDRPLIPARAFMLGPSNPRRLLPTGLDLLPVSGKCLEGSAFGRYVAALRRALAMAIDPAQIGVLHLQHLAFGAAPALMRALPLHPRIALVHGTDLIFAEAHRDQLQVLRETARAADAIVVPTGAMADHLLKLAPQVDRRKITHIPWGIPDHLLTDPLVRPIRRSPSHLRLLYAGRLTAEKGVEALVKSVAPVPGVELSIAAPRAQFHALAPLLQRAGVRARYLGWLRRPQLWRAFTEHDVLVMPSTTLEAMGLVALEAQACGLPVLYQPVPGLSEALAASGVATDFTHSAVLARDLDRLSTSPGLLPALRQAGYANAARYPLSVTARSLTELGRQLV; from the coding sequence GTGAGCTCCCGCTCGACCACCGGGCCGCTGGCCGCCACTGTCCTGGACCTACCCGTTGGAAGCCCTGGCGGCAGCGTCGAGCTCTTCCTCGACCTCTACACGGGCGACCGCCCCCTCATTCCTGCACGCGCGTTCATGCTGGGCCCTTCGAATCCCAGGCGCCTTCTCCCCACTGGGCTCGACCTGCTGCCCGTGTCGGGGAAGTGCTTGGAGGGTTCCGCTTTCGGCCGCTACGTTGCGGCCCTTCGCAGGGCTCTCGCGATGGCGATCGATCCGGCCCAGATCGGCGTACTTCATCTGCAGCACCTCGCGTTCGGTGCGGCTCCCGCCCTGATGCGGGCGCTACCCCTGCATCCCCGTATCGCCTTGGTCCACGGCACGGACCTGATCTTCGCCGAGGCCCACCGCGACCAGCTCCAGGTCCTACGTGAGACCGCCAGGGCGGCCGATGCGATCGTCGTTCCGACGGGGGCCATGGCCGATCATCTCCTCAAACTCGCCCCACAGGTCGACCGACGAAAGATCACCCACATCCCCTGGGGGATCCCCGACCACCTGCTCACCGACCCGCTGGTCCGACCCATCCGCAGGTCCCCCAGCCACCTACGCCTGCTGTACGCAGGACGGCTGACCGCCGAGAAAGGTGTCGAGGCCCTGGTCAAAAGCGTGGCCCCGGTGCCAGGTGTTGAACTGAGCATCGCTGCCCCCAGAGCCCAGTTCCATGCCTTGGCCCCGCTACTGCAACGGGCTGGCGTGAGAGCCCGTTACCTCGGCTGGCTCCGCCGTCCACAGCTGTGGAGAGCGTTCACCGAGCACGACGTACTGGTCATGCCGTCAACCACCCTGGAGGCCATGGGCCTGGTCGCACTGGAGGCCCAAGCCTGCGGGCTGCCCGTCCTCTATCAACCCGTTCCCGGCCTCAGCGAAGCCCTCGCCGCCTCCGGCGTCGCCACCGACTTCACCCACTCTGCCGTCCTGGCCCGTGACCTCGACCGGCTGAGCACCTCCCCCGGCCTGTTGCCCGCCCTGAGGCAGGCGGGCTACGCGAATGCCGCGCGCTATCCGCTCTCGGTGACCGCACGGTCCCTGACCGAGCTCGGCCGCCAACTCGTCTGA
- a CDS encoding metallophosphoesterase has product MSRQLRRIIATTDVHSAFDSAAGMLAHLHTTRADSLIVDCGDFFEGSGFYRLGKGRIEHQVLTGLYDLLAPGNHGWPAYFESALHEMTVCANAVDENGKPLFDRVRIRRIGGRHVAVTAVIGPQAFNAVPLDQRAGHRVTDPAQALRKVMLEHHHCTDAWIVLSHSGFDEDLKLAAACPFVDVIFSGHCHSDTYGPVRIGDTLVVKGHELGLGYATAEPVGSGWGARACTFPDSVAIPEGLTALHEEISLVARTLASPLGTVNEPYRNAPLDRRRLLAEIAGRLHSGLGADAVILNETALRSTPLGHTLTLGDLLSIEPFDNQLVHAFLPGEYTQGHDKLLDHLTERVGPLVITPEPLPSTIRSVLTTDYLADSYLSGRTHQAGLRLGQAARSVLATPFPSTASLIEGGEQ; this is encoded by the coding sequence GTGAGCCGACAGCTCCGGCGGATCATCGCCACGACCGACGTGCATTCCGCCTTCGACTCGGCCGCAGGGATGCTCGCCCACCTCCACACCACCAGGGCCGACAGCCTGATCGTGGACTGCGGTGACTTCTTCGAGGGCAGCGGCTTCTACCGCTTGGGCAAGGGCCGGATCGAGCACCAGGTCCTCACCGGCCTCTACGACCTGCTCGCGCCGGGCAACCACGGCTGGCCGGCGTACTTCGAGTCGGCGCTGCACGAGATGACCGTGTGCGCCAACGCGGTCGACGAGAACGGCAAGCCCCTATTCGACCGCGTACGCATCAGACGCATCGGTGGCCGTCATGTTGCCGTCACCGCGGTGATCGGGCCGCAAGCGTTCAACGCGGTTCCCCTCGACCAGCGCGCTGGCCATCGCGTCACCGATCCGGCCCAGGCCCTGCGGAAGGTGATGCTGGAGCACCACCACTGCACCGACGCCTGGATCGTGTTGTCCCACTCCGGCTTCGACGAGGACCTGAAGCTCGCCGCCGCGTGCCCGTTCGTGGACGTCATCTTCTCCGGCCACTGTCACAGCGACACCTACGGCCCCGTGCGCATCGGCGACACCCTCGTCGTAAAGGGCCACGAGCTCGGCCTCGGATACGCCACCGCGGAGCCCGTCGGCAGCGGCTGGGGCGCCCGCGCGTGCACCTTCCCGGACTCGGTCGCGATCCCCGAGGGCCTCACCGCACTGCATGAAGAGATCAGCCTCGTGGCACGGACGCTGGCGAGCCCACTCGGCACGGTGAACGAGCCCTATCGCAACGCCCCGTTGGACCGGCGCCGCCTCTTGGCCGAGATCGCCGGCCGACTGCACTCCGGTCTCGGCGCGGACGCGGTCATCCTCAACGAGACCGCCCTGCGTTCCACCCCGCTCGGCCACACCCTGACCCTCGGCGACCTGCTGTCCATCGAGCCCTTCGACAACCAGCTCGTCCACGCCTTCCTCCCCGGCGAGTACACCCAGGGCCACGACAAGCTGCTCGACCATCTCACCGAACGCGTCGGTCCGCTGGTCATCACGCCCGAACCTCTGCCGTCCACGATACGCAGCGTGCTGACCACCGACTACCTCGCCGACAGCTACCTCAGCGGACGCACGCATCAAGCCGGACTCCGGCTGGGGCAGGCAGCACGAAGCGTCCTCGCCACGCCCTTCCCCTCGACCGCCAGCCTCATCGAAGGAGGCGAACAATGA